The Calditrichia bacterium genomic sequence GTTAAAAGGCTTAATCGAACGTCATCAATGCGAAAAAGATCGACGAGCGGTTGATGTTGTCATCACCGATAAAGGTTTGAATTTGCTCAAAGAACTCGATAGCGTTGTCGAACGTTGGGATGAGCTCTTCAGCCATGTGACCATCGAAGAAGCGAAAGAAACCAATCGGATTCTCGATAAAATGCGCGGATAATTTTTTTACTCACTTGTGTGTATAGACAATAAATACTTAGACATTTAGTGTAACAATTAATTTCAGAATTCATCAAACTTATGTTTAACGACATGCCGGAAAGCAAGAGCAGATTCGGCAAAAAATTTCGAAATGATTCAACAAACCATATAAAAGGAGACGTAACCATGAAGCAGTTAATCGTTTTAGCAGCAGTACTCGCAGGTTTTATTTGGGGATCAGCATTTGCCCAAACTTATAAAGTTGATGCCGAAAAAAGCGCTTTGGCGTGGACCGGTGAAAAAATTACCGGAAAACATCACGGCACTATTGCCATCAAAGATGGTGAACTGGTTCAGGATGGCGCCAAATTTTCCGGCGTTTTCAACATCGATATGAATTCGATTGTTAACGAAGATTTGGAAGGCGAATGGAATGACAAGCTCGTTGGTCACCTGAAATCGGACGACTTTTTCTCCGTTGCTAATCACCCGGTTGCAACCCTGAAAGTGAACAAAGTTGCTCCGTACAATCCCAAAGAAGGTGAAACAACCACTCACGTTGTTACCGGTGATCTGACCATCAAAGGTATCACCCACGAGATTTCATTTCCGGCAACCATCAGCTTTACAGATGAAGCGATGACAGCAAACGCGGCGTTTACCATCGACCGTACCAAATGGGATGTGCGCTTCCGCTCTGGCAGTTTTTTCGAAAATTTGGGTGACAAAATGATTTACGACGATATCAAATTCGATTTGACACTTGTCGCTGACAAATTGGCTGAAATGAGCATGAATAAATAAGTTGTAAAGTCTTTCATTTTGGGTTGAGAGATTATTCGTTTGGGCAATCCCTGGAGGTTGCCCAAACTTTTAAAATAGCAGTACTGTAGCAATATCGGTTCACCAAAACATTCCACACACATAACTGAAATAAAATAAAGGAGGTTATCCATGGATATCAAATCAATGGTAACAGAACTTAATGAAATGGTTTTGCAAGGCAAAGCTATGGAAGCATTTGAAAAATTTTATGCTGATGACGTAGTAATGCAGGAAAATAACAATCCCCCGACCGTTGGAAAAGATGCCAATCGCAAACGTGAAGAAGACTTTTTTGGCAGTATCACCGAATTTCGCGGGGCGAATGTAGTTGATGTCGCGGTGAACGAAGATACTGCATTCATTAAATGGCATTTCGATTACACTCACAAAGACTGGGGTGTGCGAAAATACGACCAGATTGCCGTCCAAAAATGGAAAAATGGCAAAATTGTGAACGAAACGTTCTATTACGGTGCCTGATTGATTTCCGAAAAAAAAGGCGGTATCTTTTTACCGCCTTTTTTATTGGGTTAATTTGTATTCATTATTTAATGGAGATTTGGCTATAGACA encodes the following:
- a CDS encoding nuclear transport factor 2 family protein, with the protein product MDIKSMVTELNEMVLQGKAMEAFEKFYADDVVMQENNNPPTVGKDANRKREEDFFGSITEFRGANVVDVAVNEDTAFIKWHFDYTHKDWGVRKYDQIAVQKWKNGKIVNETFYYGA
- a CDS encoding YceI family protein, with the protein product MKQLIVLAAVLAGFIWGSAFAQTYKVDAEKSALAWTGEKITGKHHGTIAIKDGELVQDGAKFSGVFNIDMNSIVNEDLEGEWNDKLVGHLKSDDFFSVANHPVATLKVNKVAPYNPKEGETTTHVVTGDLTIKGITHEISFPATISFTDEAMTANAAFTIDRTKWDVRFRSGSFFENLGDKMIYDDIKFDLTLVADKLAEMSMNK